One Flavobacterium sp. 90 DNA segment encodes these proteins:
- a CDS encoding LysR family transcriptional regulator: MDFRLKVFYTVALRLNFTKAATELYISQPAVSKHIQELEETYKTKLFERNGSKIALTPAGEILLKHTKNIFEIYREIDFDMSSFINERQGLLRLGASTTIAQYLISPVLARFHQKQKDIKVNLLNGNTEQIENALINKEIEIGIVEGQSKNQSIKYIPFLKDELVLVCNVNNPFAKKNEVSVEDLKTMNFITRERGSGTLEVIEFALKQIGFKITDLQIEMQLGSTESIKSYLLNSDCFAFMSIHAVDKELKNNELMVLDVENLSVERYFYIITLLGKTDSLSELFIQNISSYYNLEL; encoded by the coding sequence ATGGATTTCAGGCTAAAAGTATTCTACACCGTTGCACTCCGCTTAAATTTTACTAAAGCAGCTACGGAATTATATATCTCACAGCCAGCAGTTTCTAAACACATTCAGGAATTAGAAGAAACTTACAAAACAAAACTTTTTGAACGTAATGGTTCTAAAATTGCCTTAACTCCAGCCGGAGAAATTCTGCTAAAACACACCAAAAATATCTTCGAAATCTATCGCGAAATTGATTTTGATATGAGTTCTTTTATTAACGAACGTCAAGGTTTATTGCGTTTGGGTGCAAGTACTACAATTGCACAATATCTTATTTCGCCGGTTTTGGCTCGTTTTCATCAAAAGCAAAAAGATATAAAAGTCAATTTGTTAAACGGAAATACAGAACAAATCGAAAATGCTTTAATCAACAAAGAAATAGAAATAGGAATTGTAGAAGGACAATCTAAAAATCAGTCTATTAAATATATTCCGTTTTTGAAAGATGAATTGGTTTTGGTTTGTAATGTCAATAATCCTTTTGCAAAGAAAAATGAAGTTTCTGTAGAAGATTTAAAAACAATGAATTTCATAACTCGAGAACGTGGTTCCGGAACACTTGAAGTTATAGAATTTGCTTTGAAGCAAATTGGTTTTAAAATAACTGATTTACAAATCGAAATGCAATTAGGAAGCACAGAAAGTATAAAATCTTATTTGTTAAATTCTGATTGTTTTGCTTTTATGTCAATACATGCAGTAGATAAAGAGCTTAAGAATAACGAACTTATGGTTCTTGATGTAGAAAATTTATCTGTCGAAAGGTATTTCTATATCATCACTTTACTAGGAAAAACAGATTCATTGTCAGAACTTTTTATTCAGAATATTTCTTCTTACTATAACTTAGAGTTATAG
- the fabG gene encoding 3-oxoacyl-[acyl-carrier-protein] reductase, with product MKLLEGKVAIITGASRGIGRGIAEVFAKHGANVAFTYSSSVASAEALEAELNSLGVKAKGYQSNAADFNEAQAFVEAVLADFGTVDILINNAGITKDNLLMRMSEADFDQVIDVNLKSVFNMTKAIQKTFLKQRAGSIINISSVVGVSGNAGQTNYAASKAGAIGFTKSVALELGSRNIRCNAIAPGFIETEMTAKLPEDVVKGWREGIPLKRGGTVEDVANACLFLASDMSAYVTGQVLNVCGGMLT from the coding sequence ATGAAATTACTAGAAGGAAAAGTTGCCATCATTACAGGCGCTAGTCGTGGAATTGGAAGAGGAATCGCTGAAGTTTTTGCTAAACATGGTGCAAACGTTGCTTTTACATACAGCTCATCTGTTGCATCTGCAGAAGCTTTGGAAGCTGAGTTGAACAGTTTAGGAGTTAAAGCAAAAGGGTACCAGTCAAATGCGGCCGATTTTAATGAAGCACAAGCTTTTGTTGAAGCTGTTTTAGCTGATTTTGGAACAGTTGACATTTTGATTAACAACGCCGGAATTACAAAAGATAACCTATTAATGCGTATGTCTGAGGCTGATTTTGATCAGGTTATTGATGTCAATTTGAAGTCAGTATTTAATATGACAAAAGCAATTCAAAAAACTTTCTTAAAACAACGCGCAGGTTCTATTATCAATATTAGTTCAGTTGTTGGAGTATCAGGAAACGCAGGACAAACGAACTATGCAGCATCTAAAGCTGGTGCAATTGGTTTTACAAAATCAGTAGCATTAGAATTAGGTTCGCGTAATATTCGTTGTAATGCAATTGCTCCGGGGTTTATCGAAACTGAAATGACAGCAAAATTACCGGAAGATGTAGTAAAAGGATGGAGAGAAGGAATTCCGTTGAAACGTGGAGGAACAGTAGAAGATGTAGCAAATGCTTGTCTTTTCCTTGCTTCAGATATGAGCGCATACGTTACAGGACAAGTCCTTAATGTTTGCGGAGGAATGCTTACATAG
- a CDS encoding DUF4302 domain-containing protein: protein MKTKNILKYLLLIILMLQVNSCVSTDAEQKFDETPTERLNKRKKELNDLLLSADQGWKVVYYTDDNQLGGFTHLIKFLPDGKVTMASDFDDDTKKHDSQYEIQLGSTVSVVFTTKNKIHLLSDSGNSPLAPGKGFLGDFQFLFYGVENEDLVFRTNRTVKEVRFVKATAQDWDDLAGNTVMNKNLTGDINSPLFRTLETTDGTTVKKYELNFNPVVRFGTATPLEAGNAETLKVAVAYTPTGITVKPAVTVGSQKLSVFAYNETDNNFVATGTSGAKATIQFTNTPPRLTDDYKLFLEGGGQITIGYIAANLANAGTNSPYAKAILAQVNASLPANQKIARVQIAFNDPLNGNYIAYTFTGGKAPIYHFFTTSEDAVNKTIILTNDGWTASAATRAFLKILDDEITNPKGLYIKKESFTIFYTNVIYTYASADAPFRLTNYKF, encoded by the coding sequence ATGAAAACTAAAAATATATTGAAGTATTTGCTGCTCATTATTTTGATGTTGCAAGTAAATAGTTGTGTTAGTACAGATGCCGAACAAAAGTTTGACGAAACACCAACGGAGCGATTAAACAAGCGAAAAAAGGAATTAAATGATTTATTACTTTCTGCAGATCAAGGATGGAAAGTAGTCTATTATACAGATGATAATCAATTAGGTGGATTTACACACTTGATTAAATTCTTGCCTGATGGAAAAGTAACTATGGCTTCTGATTTTGATGACGATACAAAGAAGCATGATAGTCAGTATGAAATTCAATTAGGAAGTACTGTGAGTGTGGTTTTTACGACAAAAAATAAAATTCATTTATTGTCAGATTCTGGTAATTCGCCACTTGCTCCGGGAAAAGGTTTTTTAGGTGATTTTCAGTTTTTATTTTACGGAGTAGAAAATGAAGACCTTGTTTTTAGAACAAACCGAACTGTAAAAGAAGTTCGTTTTGTAAAAGCAACAGCTCAAGATTGGGATGATTTAGCAGGAAACACTGTCATGAACAAAAACCTGACAGGTGATATTAATAGTCCGTTATTCAGAACGCTTGAAACTACAGACGGAACAACAGTAAAAAAATACGAGCTTAACTTTAATCCTGTAGTTCGATTTGGAACAGCAACTCCTTTAGAAGCAGGAAATGCCGAAACGCTTAAAGTGGCAGTTGCCTACACACCAACTGGAATAACTGTAAAACCTGCAGTCACTGTTGGAAGTCAAAAATTATCAGTTTTCGCTTATAATGAAACGGATAATAACTTTGTAGCAACAGGCACAAGCGGTGCAAAAGCTACAATTCAATTTACAAATACACCACCAAGATTAACAGATGATTATAAACTGTTTTTAGAAGGCGGAGGACAAATTACAATAGGATATATAGCTGCGAATTTAGCTAATGCCGGTACCAATTCACCTTACGCTAAAGCAATATTAGCGCAGGTAAATGCTAGTTTGCCTGCAAATCAAAAAATTGCGAGAGTTCAGATCGCTTTTAACGATCCATTGAATGGTAATTACATTGCGTACACATTTACCGGAGGAAAAGCACCGATCTATCACTTTTTTACAACTAGTGAAGATGCGGTAAATAAGACGATTATCTTAACCAATGACGGTTGGACAGCCTCTGCGGCAACAAGAGCATTTTTGAAAATCTTAGACGATGAAATTACAAATCCTAAAGGATTATATATTAAAAAAGAATCGTTTACAATCTTCTATACGAATGTTATTTACACTTATGCAAGTGCAGATGCACCGTTTAGATTAACAAACTACAAGTTTTAA
- a CDS encoding substrate import-associated zinc metallohydrolase lipoprotein encodes MKLIKQYKNIVLAVSFLTLASCSQEDQPKESLLNFTPKVKTDLDKWIDQNYIDPYNISVQYEWNQNVVDNERFLFPPEVDKVQPALEIIKKIWIDSYTTIGGKDFVKIIAPRDFVLVGGVNVNPDDVSNTLGLAEGGKRISLFQVDYVNKKNRESVTEFVHTIQHEYVHILNQTKIFDVQAWAKITPKDYSSDPFSISDGEAQELGFISAYARSNYIEDFAETAAIILLSSKEEYAALLASIVNPAGVDAIKKKEALVVQYYRDAFNIDFYELRDEAQKNTTEVLND; translated from the coding sequence ATGAAATTAATTAAACAATATAAAAATATAGTACTGGCTGTTAGTTTTTTGACACTTGCATCTTGTTCTCAGGAAGACCAGCCAAAGGAAAGTTTATTGAATTTTACTCCAAAAGTAAAAACTGATTTAGACAAATGGATTGATCAAAACTATATTGATCCTTATAATATAAGTGTTCAATATGAATGGAATCAAAATGTTGTAGATAATGAAAGATTTTTATTTCCGCCAGAGGTTGACAAAGTACAGCCAGCATTAGAAATAATCAAAAAAATATGGATCGATAGTTATACAACAATCGGAGGAAAAGATTTTGTTAAGATCATTGCACCAAGAGATTTTGTTTTGGTTGGAGGAGTAAATGTGAATCCTGATGATGTCTCAAATACCTTAGGTTTGGCTGAAGGAGGAAAGAGAATTTCTCTTTTTCAGGTTGATTATGTAAATAAGAAAAACCGTGAAAGTGTAACCGAATTTGTTCATACAATTCAACATGAATATGTGCATATTTTAAATCAGACTAAAATTTTTGATGTACAAGCCTGGGCAAAAATAACACCTAAAGATTACAGCTCAGATCCGTTTAGCATTTCAGATGGTGAAGCTCAGGAACTTGGTTTTATAAGTGCATATGCAAGATCAAATTATATAGAAGATTTTGCAGAAACAGCAGCGATAATTTTGCTTAGCTCAAAAGAAGAGTATGCGGCTTTGCTGGCAAGTATTGTAAATCCGGCTGGAGTTGATGCTATTAAGAAAAAAGAAGCACTTGTAGTTCAATATTACAGAGATGCTTTTAATATAGATTTTTATGAGCTAAGAGATGAAGCGCAGAAGAATACCACAGAGGTTCTAAATGATTAA
- a CDS encoding RagB/SusD family nutrient uptake outer membrane protein: protein MKNIKIALSLLILVGFSSCDDFLSETPDNRLQIDTPEKISELLADAYPDGTYIDIAETMTDNVSDNKSSLININNTQNYNWELQDDQTGRDTQGFYWNAAYKAIATANQALASIKELGDTPNLNPQKGEALLARAYAHFMLVSIWSNRYNPATAGTDLGIPYVTEPEKALIVNYKRNSVKEVFDLIQADIEEGLKYVTNDYRTDYLKYHFNKEAAKAFAARFYTAKGDWRRVLELTDVLGNKPVGKLRDWVAYNSYDFPNKPIEYAKNTQVTNLLIGSPSSICGRATTSNRFAFTRANERDQILGSDTNIFNKDWLIDISIQGASGANVAVYKFNEYFKYTNVTAQIGLPFTGVVLFSNDEMFLNRIEAHVMTNQLDVATAELEYFLGTRTDGYDSTTDVLTKEMVLEKFPVIANEYTPFYSLTPEQTSYIKAITEARRREFLHEGLRWFDIKRFNLVVVHNTYNPQGQITKNNILVKDDKRRAVQIPLNASNNGIELNPR, encoded by the coding sequence ATGAAAAATATAAAAATAGCTTTATCACTATTAATACTTGTTGGTTTTAGTAGTTGCGATGATTTCCTTTCGGAAACACCGGATAACAGATTACAGATAGACACACCAGAAAAAATATCAGAATTATTGGCAGACGCATATCCAGACGGTACTTATATCGATATTGCTGAAACGATGACTGATAACGTGTCTGATAATAAAAGTTCGCTTATAAATATAAATAACACTCAAAATTACAATTGGGAATTGCAGGATGATCAAACCGGCAGAGATACTCAGGGATTTTACTGGAACGCGGCATATAAAGCAATTGCAACAGCAAATCAAGCATTGGCATCTATAAAAGAACTTGGAGACACGCCTAATCTAAATCCTCAAAAAGGTGAAGCATTGCTTGCAAGAGCATACGCTCATTTTATGCTGGTTTCGATATGGTCCAATCGTTACAATCCGGCTACTGCAGGAACTGATTTAGGAATTCCTTATGTAACAGAACCTGAAAAAGCTTTAATCGTAAACTACAAACGTAATTCAGTAAAAGAAGTTTTTGATCTAATTCAGGCAGATATTGAAGAAGGATTAAAATATGTTACTAACGATTACAGAACTGATTATTTAAAATATCACTTTAACAAAGAAGCAGCAAAAGCTTTTGCAGCAAGATTTTATACTGCAAAAGGAGATTGGAGACGCGTACTGGAACTTACAGATGTATTAGGAAATAAACCAGTAGGAAAACTAAGGGATTGGGTTGCTTATAACTCTTATGATTTTCCTAATAAACCAATCGAATATGCAAAGAATACACAAGTTACAAACCTATTAATAGGATCTCCAAGTTCAATTTGCGGAAGAGCAACAACTTCAAACAGATTTGCTTTTACAAGAGCAAATGAAAGAGATCAGATACTTGGTAGTGATACTAATATATTCAATAAAGATTGGTTAATTGATATTTCAATACAAGGAGCAAGCGGAGCAAATGTGGCAGTGTATAAATTCAATGAGTATTTTAAATATACAAATGTAACGGCGCAAATTGGTCTTCCATTTACAGGAGTTGTACTTTTTTCAAACGACGAAATGTTCTTAAACCGTATCGAAGCTCACGTTATGACAAATCAACTGGATGTTGCTACAGCAGAGTTAGAATATTTCCTGGGAACCAGAACAGATGGATATGATAGTACTACAGATGTGTTGACCAAAGAAATGGTTTTAGAAAAATTTCCGGTTATTGCTAATGAATATACACCTTTTTATTCTTTAACACCAGAGCAAACTTCTTATATCAAAGCAATTACAGAAGCAAGAAGAAGAGAGTTCTTACACGAAGGATTAAGATGGTTTGACATCAAGAGGTTTAATTTGGTTGTAGTACACAATACTTATAATCCACAAGGGCAAATAACTAAGAATAATATCCTGGTTAAAGATGATAAGCGTCGTGCGGTACAAATACCACTAAATGCATCTAATAATGGAATTGAACTAAATCCGAGATAA
- a CDS encoding SusC/RagA family TonB-linked outer membrane protein codes for MKKPVVKQRLLHRIMKITLFQFVLALVFSSGAMANDVNGQKKLDTKVTITVENLTLDNALSKIEKSAHVKFSYNSRLPQLNQKVSIEANQETLSSILDRILLPFNITFAEVSNQIILQKNVSNPFANSDNHDSLFEILVGPTIKGKVTDSAGNPLPGATVMAKGTKTAVLTDFDGNFTIEVPANSDKLIISYVGMETKEIDTNNTTPTIVLNEVGQNLKEVVVTTGYEKTSKRTFTGAISKISATELKVDGVVDVSRMIEGKAAGVTVQNVTGTFGTAPKITVRGSSSIFGDTKPLWVIDGVVQEDIINISFADLASGNSETLLSSSVAGLNANDIQNIEILKDASATSIYGSRSLNGVVVVTTKQGRRDSPLKVSYSVENTVRTVPSYSQYDILNSQESMSILKELEGYGGDGKGFLEIASSLNGRFGGVYNILAKQIDTYNKTGGQFGVRNDEVSRNQFLKKYELGNTDWFSVLFRPSITQNHSLSFSGGGKNNTFYASLGYYTDPGWTIADNVKQLTSNIKGTFFINDRLNITLSTMGSVRNQTAPGSYESKSDPVYGSVNREFDINPFKYVLNTSRTLRPYDENGNLEYYRNNWAPMNIINELQNNTLDIKVNDIRFQLDLEYKLNNHLTYNLTGSARYANTSREHKIYEDSNVAAAYKAGTALSSEGENAIVQEANIFLYRDPDNLTAPKISVLPNGGFLRKFTNDMTSYNIRNSVNYRNTFNEKHEVEGFFGTELRSVDRNSDNFTAVGLQFDRGLTPFIDPRLISKIVNDGDSYYGFDAERERTVGFFGKVGYTYNRRYTASLTGRYDGSNRQGNSGSNRWLPTYTVSGKWNVTEENFMRNVKSINNLALRASYGLTATAGPATNSLAIYKSFITDRLFLANRESKISIDELQNGDLTWEKQYETNIGLDLGMFNNRIQFVTDVYTRNAFDLVDFVTTSGVGGESIKQGNNADMRTKGIEVGFTTQNIVTNNFKWSTTLNFSVYDQKITKLQNKPSAFSLVNGNGGNALGSPRNSIYSYEFTGLNNQGLPTFKLQDGAENNMTDADFQDTKDVTKYLKYEGSIEPNKSIGLANTFTYKNWSLYVFIVGSGGNKVRLNPVYDSVYDDLTVFTKDFTNRWINPGDENITNVPVIADKRLIENNGGVRTLAKAYNTYNYSDVRIADGDFVRLKNISLGWEFPKDFKKKLGVSTFTLKGSAVNPWLIYSDKRLNGQDPEFRNTGGVAFPITSQYTFAINLSF; via the coding sequence ATGAAAAAACCAGTTGTTAAACAACGATTACTCCATCGAATCATGAAAATAACACTATTTCAGTTTGTCCTTGCGCTTGTGTTTTCAAGTGGTGCAATGGCGAACGATGTAAATGGGCAAAAAAAATTAGATACCAAAGTCACAATTACAGTTGAAAATTTGACATTGGATAATGCATTATCTAAAATTGAAAAGTCTGCACATGTAAAATTTTCCTATAATTCCAGATTACCACAATTGAACCAAAAGGTTAGCATTGAGGCAAATCAGGAAACATTATCTAGTATTCTTGACAGAATATTGTTGCCGTTTAATATAACATTTGCAGAAGTTAGTAACCAGATTATTTTGCAAAAAAATGTTAGTAATCCGTTTGCAAATTCAGATAATCATGATTCATTATTTGAAATACTAGTAGGTCCAACTATAAAAGGAAAAGTTACTGATTCAGCTGGAAATCCTTTGCCTGGAGCAACAGTAATGGCAAAAGGAACTAAAACGGCTGTATTAACAGACTTTGATGGTAATTTTACTATCGAAGTACCCGCTAATAGCGATAAATTGATCATTTCTTATGTAGGTATGGAGACAAAAGAAATTGATACAAACAATACAACACCAACTATTGTTTTAAATGAAGTGGGACAAAACCTGAAAGAGGTTGTTGTTACTACTGGTTATGAAAAAACGTCTAAAAGAACATTTACAGGAGCTATTAGTAAAATTTCGGCAACTGAATTAAAAGTTGATGGTGTAGTTGATGTTAGTAGAATGATTGAAGGAAAAGCTGCAGGGGTAACGGTTCAAAACGTAACAGGAACTTTTGGTACAGCGCCAAAAATCACAGTTCGTGGATCTTCGTCAATCTTTGGAGACACAAAACCTTTATGGGTTATTGACGGAGTTGTTCAGGAAGATATCATTAATATTTCGTTTGCTGATTTGGCTTCTGGTAACTCTGAAACTTTATTGAGTTCATCTGTTGCAGGTTTAAATGCAAATGATATTCAGAATATAGAAATCTTAAAAGATGCATCGGCAACTTCTATTTATGGTTCAAGATCATTAAATGGAGTTGTGGTTGTGACTACAAAACAAGGACGTAGAGATTCGCCTTTAAAAGTGAGTTATTCTGTTGAAAATACAGTAAGAACTGTTCCGAGTTATTCGCAATATGACATTTTAAATTCTCAGGAATCTATGAGTATTTTAAAAGAATTAGAAGGATACGGCGGAGATGGTAAAGGTTTTCTGGAAATTGCATCATCGCTTAACGGAAGATTTGGTGGAGTTTATAATATTTTGGCGAAACAAATCGATACTTATAATAAAACAGGAGGTCAGTTTGGAGTTAGAAATGACGAAGTTAGCCGTAATCAATTTTTAAAGAAATATGAATTAGGCAATACAGATTGGTTTAGTGTTTTATTCAGACCATCGATCACTCAAAATCACTCTTTGAGTTTTTCTGGCGGTGGAAAAAACAATACTTTCTATGCCTCTCTTGGTTATTATACAGATCCGGGATGGACAATTGCTGATAACGTAAAACAATTGACTTCTAACATTAAAGGTACATTCTTTATCAATGACAGATTAAATATTACTTTATCTACAATGGGTTCTGTACGTAATCAAACTGCACCGGGAAGTTACGAAAGCAAATCAGATCCTGTATACGGAAGCGTAAACAGAGAATTTGATATCAATCCATTTAAGTATGTTTTAAATACAAGCAGAACTTTAAGACCTTATGACGAAAATGGAAATTTAGAATATTACAGAAACAACTGGGCTCCAATGAATATTATCAATGAGCTTCAGAATAATACATTGGATATTAAAGTAAATGATATTCGTTTTCAATTGGATTTAGAATATAAATTAAACAATCATTTAACTTATAATCTTACAGGTTCAGCAAGATATGCTAACACTTCAAGAGAACATAAAATTTATGAAGATTCAAACGTAGCTGCAGCTTACAAAGCTGGTACTGCTTTGAGTTCTGAAGGTGAAAATGCGATTGTTCAGGAGGCAAATATCTTCTTATACCGTGATCCGGATAATTTGACTGCACCAAAAATTTCTGTACTTCCAAATGGTGGATTTTTAAGAAAATTTACAAATGATATGACTTCTTACAACATTAGAAATAGTGTTAATTATAGAAATACATTTAACGAAAAACATGAAGTTGAAGGTTTCTTTGGTACAGAGCTTAGATCTGTAGACAGAAACAGCGATAATTTTACTGCAGTAGGGCTTCAGTTTGACCGCGGACTTACACCTTTTATAGATCCTAGATTAATTTCTAAAATCGTAAATGATGGAGATTCTTACTATGGTTTTGATGCCGAAAGAGAAAGAACAGTTGGTTTCTTCGGAAAAGTGGGATATACTTATAATCGTCGTTATACTGCGTCTCTTACAGGTCGTTATGATGGTTCTAACAGACAAGGAAATAGCGGTTCTAACAGATGGTTACCAACTTATACTGTAAGTGGAAAATGGAATGTTACAGAAGAAAACTTCATGAGAAATGTTAAGTCTATCAACAATTTAGCATTAAGAGCTTCTTACGGACTTACAGCAACTGCAGGACCAGCTACGAACTCATTAGCGATTTACAAAAGCTTTATTACAGATCGTCTTTTTCTTGCAAACAGAGAATCTAAAATATCAATTGATGAGTTGCAAAATGGTGATTTAACTTGGGAAAAACAATATGAAACTAATATTGGTTTAGACTTAGGAATGTTTAACAACAGAATACAATTTGTAACGGATGTTTATACTCGTAATGCCTTTGATTTAGTTGATTTTGTGACTACTTCTGGTGTTGGAGGAGAAAGTATCAAGCAAGGTAATAATGCTGATATGAGAACTAAAGGTATTGAGGTAGGTTTCACGACTCAAAATATTGTAACCAATAATTTTAAATGGTCTACAACACTTAATTTCTCTGTTTACGATCAAAAAATTACAAAATTACAAAACAAACCATCAGCTTTTAGTTTAGTAAACGGAAACGGTGGAAATGCATTAGGATCTCCTAGAAATTCAATTTATTCTTATGAATTCACAGGATTAAATAATCAGGGATTACCAACTTTCAAATTGCAGGATGGGGCAGAAAATAATATGACAGATGCAGATTTTCAAGATACGAAAGACGTAACTAAATATTTGAAATATGAAGGTTCTATTGAGCCAAATAAATCTATTGGTTTAGCGAATACTTTTACTTATAAAAACTGGTCATTATATGTATTTATTGTTGGTTCTGGAGGAAATAAAGTTCGTTTGAACCCAGTTTATGACAGTGTTTATGATGATTTGACAGTATTTACAAAAGACTTCACTAATCGTTGGATAAATCCTGGAGACGAAAACATTACAAATGTTCCAGTTATCGCAGACAAAAGATTAATTGAAAATAATGGAGGAGTGCGTACGTTAGCAAAAGCTTACAACACTTATAATTATTCTGATGTTAGAATTGCTGATGGTGATTTCGTGAGATTAAAAAACATCTCATTAGGTTGGGAATTCCCTAAGGATTTCAAGAAAAAATTAGGAGTAAGCACATTTACATTAAAAGGATCAGCAGTAAACCCTTGGTTAATTTACTCAGATAAAAGACTTAACGGTCAGGATCCTGAATTCCGTAATACAGGAGGTGTAGCTTTCCCAATTACATCACAATATACATTCGCCATAAACCTTTCATTTTAA
- a CDS encoding FecR family protein gives MQKRNTYTEIEDFLSDESFQSWILLKIDNDGWEEWTLESLQRAKLVEDARHLLLAMKVPDSKLSSSDIRRALETTWSKIERKENQSNLSENSNSRFVRKCFFTGVAATLVFGLISVWFYKNNFQTVNKVVTYKELIDENSEGLVEQTNNSDKPQIITLSDGSSVLLQPNSKLSYPKIFTGNERKVYLSGEGFFEISKNPKKPFYVYANEIVTKVVGTSFRVKAYSDQPDVEVLVRTGKVKVRSNEMISKSDHEVVLLPNQALRFVRNDLKFNKITNITEDVELTQSVGNIEQLSFEFSDIPVSQIFQTIEQAYLVDIDYPKDKLKDCHLTTSLSDQPLTEKLKIVCRSIGNNTSFEMNGNQITITSEGCN, from the coding sequence ATGCAAAAACGAAATACATATACCGAAATAGAGGATTTTTTATCTGACGAATCATTCCAATCATGGATTTTATTAAAAATTGACAATGATGGTTGGGAAGAGTGGACTTTAGAAAGTCTTCAACGTGCCAAATTAGTCGAAGACGCAAGGCATTTATTGTTGGCAATGAAAGTTCCGGATTCAAAATTATCAAGCTCAGATATTCGCAGAGCGTTAGAAACAACGTGGTCGAAAATAGAGCGAAAAGAAAATCAAAGCAATTTATCTGAAAACTCAAATAGTAGATTCGTTAGAAAATGCTTTTTTACCGGAGTTGCAGCAACTTTGGTTTTTGGATTAATATCAGTTTGGTTTTACAAAAACAATTTCCAGACAGTCAATAAAGTTGTCACTTACAAAGAACTTATCGATGAAAATAGTGAAGGATTGGTGGAGCAAACCAACAATTCTGATAAACCGCAAATTATTACATTATCAGACGGTAGTTCGGTTTTGTTGCAGCCAAATAGTAAATTAAGTTATCCTAAAATCTTTACCGGAAACGAAAGAAAGGTGTATTTATCCGGCGAAGGTTTCTTTGAAATTAGTAAAAATCCTAAAAAACCTTTTTACGTTTATGCAAACGAGATTGTGACAAAGGTTGTTGGAACTAGTTTTAGGGTCAAAGCTTATTCTGATCAGCCTGATGTCGAAGTTCTTGTTCGCACCGGTAAAGTTAAGGTTAGGTCTAATGAAATGATTTCAAAATCGGATCATGAAGTCGTTTTACTTCCTAATCAGGCATTGCGATTTGTACGTAATGATCTAAAATTCAATAAAATTACCAATATTACTGAAGATGTTGAACTGACACAAAGTGTTGGAAACATTGAACAATTAAGCTTTGAATTTAGTGATATTCCGGTTTCTCAGATTTTTCAAACTATCGAACAGGCTTATTTAGTTGATATTGATTATCCTAAAGACAAATTAAAAGATTGTCACCTTACAACTTCACTGAGTGATCAGCCATTGACAGAAAAATTGAAAATTGTTTGCAGAAGCATTGGAAACAATACCAGTTTTGAAATGAATGGAAATCAGATTACTATAACATCAGAAGGTTGTAATTAA
- a CDS encoding sigma-70 family RNA polymerase sigma factor: MKTSILEFSTFDDITLWTNLKEGDEKSFSMLFERYYADLVSYGNSLSPFHEKVQDCVQDVFTDIWVYRNSLQASVVVKAYLLSSVRKRIARLHERDHIFRKATNTDSIAFLLEFSVEHELIDDDYATKEKVTYLNKLLNDLPPRQKEALYLRYHQGLTVEQIAEMLDVNYQSASNLLYRGLMALRKEWKGSFSLFLLLSSSSF; this comes from the coding sequence ATGAAAACCTCAATCCTTGAATTTAGCACCTTTGATGACATTACCCTTTGGACTAACCTAAAGGAAGGAGATGAAAAATCATTCTCAATGTTGTTTGAAAGATATTATGCCGATTTAGTAAGTTACGGAAATTCTCTTTCTCCATTTCACGAAAAAGTGCAGGATTGTGTTCAGGATGTTTTTACTGATATCTGGGTCTATCGTAATTCGTTGCAAGCGTCTGTGGTTGTAAAAGCCTATTTGTTATCAAGTGTTCGCAAAAGAATTGCAAGACTTCATGAACGTGATCATATTTTTAGAAAAGCTACAAACACAGATTCAATTGCATTTTTGTTGGAATTTTCGGTTGAGCACGAGCTTATAGATGATGATTATGCAACTAAAGAGAAAGTTACTTATCTCAATAAATTATTAAACGATTTACCGCCTCGCCAGAAAGAAGCTTTGTATTTAAGATATCATCAAGGACTTACTGTAGAACAAATTGCCGAAATGCTTGATGTAAATTATCAATCGGCTAGTAATTTGTTGTATCGTGGTTTAATGGCACTTCGTAAAGAATGGAAAGGTAGTTTTTCCTTATTTTTACTACTATCTTCAAGTAGTTTTTAA